One stretch of Arachis duranensis cultivar V14167 chromosome 1, aradu.V14167.gnm2.J7QH, whole genome shotgun sequence DNA includes these proteins:
- the LOC107473941 gene encoding uncharacterized protein LOC107473941, whose translation MDPDIARWVAEFHLRSSAPDSLVSKILRVLNLSGADPKLKKTLLLRTLRSQLCNASITETALEILEQIEAIDRNDAVPIIDSMRRAYCAVAVECTVKFLPASYDGTTSGEYLSAVTRIWRGRVEELEQRQSELFFDEIARWRDDIEAALFDTRVSDRLKELNTRNDAFTEVRFYLQEVWETMGPSFLESVAEMTKNKGKTKGKGKELPNVILNPVPETRVVGCTTGVCRNASGAEQARDHGVDDNGDDDNDGSRCMDGVEVKRAEGSVDGTQEPAKEKKARGNPLQRKPPAFRRCSRGVKMSSAEELGTERSWRKNDTVLSGEVKTARESLKSSFSELRALVNDPLPEALDISDAVRSKLARKGTNHEQPMENHSRDVDVPNSNTCMAIIPYQPKDAEHKKLPSVHHSRVNAERPNSIEPNNTAHKRPSLMEPNGTSQTYEWNDSIENMPNGMQLRRKKRKWSSLEEETLRTGVQMFGAGNWKTIQSFYSDVFEHRLAVDLKDKWRNMMRY comes from the exons ATGGACCCTGACATTGCGCGGTGGGTTGCGGAATTCCACCTCCGGAGTTCCGCCCCCGATTCCCTCGTCTCCAAGATCCTTAGGGTCCTTAATCTCTCCGGCGCCGATCCCAAACTTAAGAAAACCCTACTCCTCCGCACCCTCCGATCCCAACTCTGCAATGCCTCAATCACCGAAACCGCTCTCGAGATACTGGAGCAAATCGAAGCGATTGACCGAAACGACGCCGTTCCGATCATCGATTCCATGCGCAGAGCCTACTGCGCCGTCGCCGTCGAGTGCACCGTCAAATTCCTCCCCGCCTCCTACGACGGGACCACCAGCGGTGAGTACTTATCCGCGGTGACGCGTATCTGGCGCGGCCGCGTGGAGGAGCTGGAGCAGCGCCAGAGCGAGCTGTTCTTCGACGAGATTGCGCGATGGAGGGACGACATTGAGGCCGCTCTTTTTGACACTAGGGTTTCTGATAGGTTGAAGGAGTTGAATACCCGAAACGACGCGTTTACTGAAGTTAGGTTTTATCTGCAGGAAGTGTGGGAAACAATGGGTCCTTCTTTTCTTGAATCGGTAGCAGAAATGACAAAGAACAAAGGAAAGACGAAAGGCAAGGGGAAAGAATTGCCGAATGTGATTTTGAATCCTGTGCCGGAGACTAGAGTGGTAGGGTGTACGACAGGTGTTTGCAGAAATGCCTCTGGTGCTGAACAGGCAAGGGATCATGGTGTTGATGACAATGGTGACGACGACAATGATGGTTCACGTTGCATGGACGGTGTGGAGGTGAAGAGAGCTGAAGGTTCTGTTGATGGAACCCAGGAGCCtgcaaaggagaagaaag CAAGAGGCAATCCTCTTCAACGCAAGCCGCCTGCATTTCGTAGATGCAGTAGAGGAGTTAAAATGTCTAGTGCTGAGGAATTGGGGACAGAAAGATCATGGAGAAAAAATGATACTGTGCTAAGTGGAGAAGTTAAAACGGCCCGAGAATCTCTTAAATCAAGTTTTTCAGAGCTACGAGCATTGGTCAATGATCCTCTTCCTGAGGCATTAGATATATCTGATGCTGTTAGATCTAAACTTGCACGGAAAGGTACAAATCATGAACAGCCAATGGAAAACCATAGCAGAGATGTAGATGTACCAAACTCAAATACTTGCATGGCTATTATTCCTTATCAACCTAAAGATGCCGAGCACAAGAAGTTGCCTTCTGTTCATCATAGTAGAGTTAATGCTGAACGTCCGAATTCAATTGAGCCGAACAATACTGCTCATAAAAGACCCAGTTTGATGGAGCCGAATGGTACTTCTCAAACTTATGAG TGGAATGATTCAATAGAAAACATGCCCAATGGAATGCAGCtaagaaggaagaaaagaaaatggtcTTCATTGGAAGAGGAGACACTAAGGACTGGCGTACAAAT GTTTGGTGCAGGAAATTGGAAAACAATTCAAAGTTTTTACAGTGATGTATTTGAACATAGACTAGCA GTTGATTTGAAGGACAAGTGGAGAAACATGATGCGGTATTGA